One window of the Fusobacteriaceae bacterium genome contains the following:
- a CDS encoding cyclase family protein, whose amino-acid sequence MKRKLLLVLTLFVLAFTLTSAKESKALWKKLDKVKDKYEWVDLSLDVSPQTPHWHGFKDLKVKAIYTFETTGNTFLTYEYTLPGQYGTHTDFPAHFDPKGRQTDDYGPKELAYKLVVIDKSAEVAKNNDYVLTKQDILDFEKKYGKIPEGAFVAFRSDWSKRDIKTYENKDKKGQSHYPGWDLEALKFLVGERNVAAVGHETADTDSAVTGSTVGFIGEDYVLDSGKLNVELLKNLDKLPPVGGVIFVTFPKIKGGTGFTSRVFAVIPK is encoded by the coding sequence ATGAAAAGAAAGTTATTGCTGGTTTTAACGCTGTTTGTGCTTGCCTTTACGCTGACATCGGCCAAAGAGAGCAAGGCGCTCTGGAAAAAGCTGGACAAAGTCAAGGACAAGTATGAGTGGGTGGACCTGAGCCTCGACGTGAGCCCCCAGACCCCTCATTGGCATGGTTTCAAGGACCTGAAGGTCAAGGCCATCTACACCTTTGAAACGACGGGCAACACCTTCCTGACCTACGAGTACACGCTGCCCGGTCAATACGGCACCCACACGGATTTTCCGGCGCATTTTGACCCCAAGGGTCGCCAGACCGACGATTACGGCCCCAAAGAACTGGCCTACAAGCTGGTTGTCATTGACAAATCGGCCGAGGTCGCCAAGAACAACGACTATGTGCTGACAAAACAGGATATTCTCGATTTCGAGAAGAAATACGGGAAGATCCCCGAGGGGGCCTTTGTGGCTTTCCGCAGCGACTGGTCCAAACGGGATATCAAGACCTACGAAAATAAAGACAAGAAGGGACAGTCCCATTATCCCGGCTGGGATCTCGAAGCGCTGAAGTTTTTAGTGGGCGAGCGCAATGTGGCCGCGGTCGGACATGAGACGGCCGATACCGATTCCGCGGTGACCGGTTCCACCGTCGGCTTCATCGGCGAAGATTACGTGCTGGACAGCGGCAAACTCAATGTGGAGCTCTTGAAAAACCTGGACAAATTGCCTCCGGTGGGCGGCGTGATCTTTGTGACCTTCCCGAAAATCAAGGGCGGCACAGGCTTTACGAGCCGGGTCTTCGCGGTAATCCCCAAGTAG